One Urechidicola croceus genomic window, TTACTTTCAAATGGTATATTCAATGAAAAATTAAACTCATTAAATTCTGTTGCAGTTTGCTGAACTAATGCTCCATGGTTAATTTGAAATTCAACACCATGATGAATAATTAAATTTATAATATATACATGATTTTTCTTTTCAAACCGTTCAGCAGTTCTTCTTAATATTTTTTTCAGCCCGGTATCTAATCTTTCAGTATGAGATATTGCTCCAATTGAGATTCCTAGAGCATCTAAAAAATCAATACAAATATTTTTCATTATTCAGGGTTTAATTTGTGCCAACGGTCTCGGCTATGAGTAGTTGCGTGGTTTAGCACTTAACCTTGCAAGTACACACCAAACTGAAAATCCGCGAGGATTTTCAGAAGTAGGCGAGAACAAGCAATTACTTATAGCCATTGTTGCCAGTAGTTTTTATTTATTCAACATTATTTTTATAGTTTCAAATTTCAATTCAGAATCGACTATTCTAATCATATAGACACCATTTGGTAAGTCATATAATTCTTTTGAGATTTTATTTCCGCTATATTTTTCTTTTAAAACAAGTGAACCATTAAAATCAAAAATTTGAATTTCATAATTATCTTCTTTTTCAAGATTGATATTTATTTTTCCTTTTGACGGATTAGGATAAAAAGAACTTACCAATTTAGATTTTTCAAAAACTTTTGGCTTGGTAACAACTCCAAATTCATCCATTAGTCCAGGTGTAACAACAATTGGATAAAAATTCATAGTTATATTGTCATTCGTAGCTTTTGTAATTACGTCAGACATTGAAAAGTCACTTAATGGTTTTTCCAATGGTGGTGCATCTCCAATTAGCACTATCATTCTTTTATCATCAGATTTCCAAAAGTTCTCTTTTACACTTTGGAAGAAACCGTCATAAACAGATTCTGGATAGTCATCCCCATTTGTAACTTTAATTCCTTTGATAAATTTCTTTGCTGATTCTAAATTAGTTTCAAAATTTTTGAATGAGTACCAATCTTTGCCATCCGAGTTTTTATCCCCATAAAGTCCAATCGCAACTCTTATATTTTTATACTTATTTATAGAGTTTATTATTTCAGACAGTCCTTTCTGAACATTAGCAATATCATCTTCCATACTTCCTGTTTTGTCAATTAGAAATAGAATATCTGAATTGTCGACAGAAT contains:
- a CDS encoding T9SS type A sorting domain-containing protein, with the protein product MNIRYLSILILILLISSCNIDKERKLTESELLELQKRHNDSIMVILDSINKVNIYVPPLFDKEIIDSTTTNKFFELAKETKGELKLLVNSELITNEIKYIIEKHSVDNSDILFLIDKTGSMEDDIANVQKGLSEIINSINKYKNIRVAIGLYGDKNSDGKDWYSFKNFETNLESAKKFIKGIKVTNGDDYPESVYDGFFQSVKENFWKSDDKRMIVLIGDAPPLEKPLSDFSMSDVITKATNDNITMNFYPIVVTPGLMDEFGVVTKPKVFEKSKLVSSFYPNPSKGKININLEKEDNYEIQIFDFNGSLVLKEKYSGNKISKELYDLPNGVYMIRIVDSELKFETIKIMLNK